GCAACTGGAAGGACGGTAAAATCATGGATGTGATTTACAGGAAAAACGACCAGCTTGCTCCCCAACAACCGGTTATTGAAAATATAACGACCCGGAATGATTCATTGTATATTGCAACATCTGAATACAAGGGCGTTGATTCCCTGATGTCGTTACATTTACAGGTATTCAGGTCAAATCAACTGCTTGTTGATACCGTGCTTCAGGGAATGAATATTTATGGATTGAACCAGGGCTTGCCTGTAAACCGGAATGCTTCTGTCGATCTGAACCGTCTTGCTTTACCTGTGTCTTCGCTTGAAACAGGTTCCTGTGTATTTAAAATCAGATACCGCGATCATAACCTGAAATGGAGTGAGTGGTCGGCTGACTATAATGTGACATTGAATTCATCCGATGCCGCATCTGCTGATGGCCTTGGTTATATGCTTTACCAGAATTTCCCGAATCCGTTTGATGACAGAACTTCAATTACCTATTATATCCCTGAAAAAAGTGATGTAAACTTCAGAATTTTCGATCTGAAAAGCTCACTTGTCAAAACAATTGATGAAGGGATGAAAGAAAGAGGGCTATATACACTTATTTTAAAAGATGAGGAGTTCCCTACCGGAACCTTGTCCTACCAGATGATTACATCAAACGGCGTATTAACCCGAAAAATGGTGAAGAATTAAAATCGTTTGAGGTTTATTGTTTGAGGTTTATTGTTAACCAATACTCCGCCGTTTGCCTTAAAACCTCAAACTTCAAACTTTAAACCCAAAACCTCAAACCTCAAACTTCAAACCTCAAACTTTTTTATTTACTTTATAGTACATTCCAAAATGACATGAATAAACGCCTGTATACCCTGCTTATCAGTATGGTGGCTGCTTTGGGTGGACTACTATTCGGTTTTGACATTGCCATATTTTCAGGAATCATTCCGTTTATCCAGCCCTATTTTCACCTGAATGATGTGCAACTAGGGTGGACAGGCAGCAGTTTATATATCGGGTGCATAATCGGTTCGCTGGCAACAGGACAATTGACCGACCGCTTTGGCCGTAAATTTCCACTGCTCGTTTCTGCATTGATCTTTTCGGTATCCTGTATATTCACCGGGTGGTCACAAACTTACTCCTCCCTCATCATCTGGCGGATTATCGCCGGTATCGGTGTAGGCTCTGCTTCGGTGCTTTCACCGTTGTATATTGCCGAAATCAGTCCGTCGGACATCCGGGGCCGAATGGTTTCATTGAACCAGCTTGCCATTGTAACCGGAATCCTGCTGGCCTATTTCTCAAACTACATACTGGCTGATTTTGCCGATAATTGGAGATGGATGTTTACTTCCGGAGCCTTTCCGGCCGGGCTGTTCCTGATATGCACGCTATTCATTCCCGAAAGTCCGCGCTGGCTTATATTGAAAGGAAATGAAGAAAAAGGAGAAAGGATACTGACACGCCTGATGGATAAAGAAGCTGTGTCCAGGGAATTGCAGGAGATTAAAATTACAGTTGCCGGTGAAGTCCGGGGAAAAGTCAGCGATCTTTTTAAAAAGGGTGTGCGTTATATCGTTTTTATCGGGATTATCCTTGCCGTTTTCCAGCAGATTTCCGGTGCCAATGCGGTTTTCTTTTATGCCCCCATCATTTTTGAAAAAGCAGGAATGAATATCAAAAGCCAGCTTTTTCAGCAGATTCTGGTTGGATTTACGAATTTCATATTCACCTTTCTTGCGATACGATTGGTAGACCGGCTTGGAAGGAAAAAATTAATGGTCGGAGGCTCCTTCCTGATCGGACTCTGGCTTTTGATCATTGCTGCCTTTTTTCATTTCGGGTGGTTTAGCGGATTCGGGCTAACCCTCTTTGTACTGCTTTTTATTGCCACCTACTCCACAACCCTGGCGCCGGTAACCTGGGTGCTCATGTCAGAGATTTTTCCGAACCGGATAAGAGGTACAGCCATGTCGGTTGCCACAGGAACCTTATGGATATCCTGTTTTGCCCTGACGTTCGGATTTCCTATACTTTTCGGAAGCAACAATGGCAAAGGACTCCTGAGCCCGATGTGGAATTTCGTGCTGTTTTCAGGGATCAACTTCCTGTATTTCTTTATTCTTCTCAGAATGGTTCCTGAGACAAAAGGGAAAACACTGGAAGAGATTGAGATGGAACTGACAAAAAAATAGATCAAATGGATTTGATTGAATGAATAAAAGTTGTACATTTGCATACCAAACGGTCGGTTTGTGAACGAGACGAAAGAACATATTTTAAGAACTTCATTGCTCCTTTTTCTTCAGAAGAGCTACAGGGATGTTACCATGCGGGAGATCGTTGAAAAAACGGGAATGTCGAAAGGAGCTTTTTACCATTACTTTACCAGCAAAGAGGAGCTTTTTAAAGAGATAGTTACCCGGTTCATGTCGTCGGGGGCGGCAAATTATGCTGCTTTCAATAAAACGTCCCTGAAGAAGTTTTATGAAGACTACATCGATTCGCTGGATACTTCTTTGAAACAACTAAGCAACATGGTGGATGAAAAGGAAAGGGAGTCATTCAATTTTAATTTCTTTCTGATCCTCTTTGAGGCTGTTGGCCGTTTCCCCGAATTTCTTAAAATGGAATTACAGCAACACCGGAAAGATATTAATGCCTGGAAAAAAATTATAGCTGTTGCCAGGAAGACAGGAGAAATCAAAAGCGAAAACACGGACGAAGAAATTGCACAGCTTTTTCTTTTCTGCTCCGACGGTGTTTTTCTAAGGTTCATAAACAGTGATAAACCGGTAACTTTCCCGGATTTCCTCAGGTCGGCATTCAATTCAATATATAAGAATTTAAAAACCTGATTTTTTTTTATTATCCAACATACCGACTGTTCGGTATTATAATAAGATCTATGGAAGAAGTAATCAGAACGGATAACATCAGCAAATTTTACAGGGATGTGAAAGCGGTTTCAAATGTATCGCTCAACGTAAGGAAAGGAGAAATATATGGCTTCCTGGGACTGAACGGTGCCGGAAAGACAACCACAATCCGGATGCTGCTTGGCATGATCAAACCCACATCAGGCACAGCTTA
The window above is part of the Bacteroidales bacterium genome. Proteins encoded here:
- a CDS encoding sugar porter family MFS transporter encodes the protein MNKRLYTLLISMVAALGGLLFGFDIAIFSGIIPFIQPYFHLNDVQLGWTGSSLYIGCIIGSLATGQLTDRFGRKFPLLVSALIFSVSCIFTGWSQTYSSLIIWRIIAGIGVGSASVLSPLYIAEISPSDIRGRMVSLNQLAIVTGILLAYFSNYILADFADNWRWMFTSGAFPAGLFLICTLFIPESPRWLILKGNEEKGERILTRLMDKEAVSRELQEIKITVAGEVRGKVSDLFKKGVRYIVFIGIILAVFQQISGANAVFFYAPIIFEKAGMNIKSQLFQQILVGFTNFIFTFLAIRLVDRLGRKKLMVGGSFLIGLWLLIIAAFFHFGWFSGFGLTLFVLLFIATYSTTLAPVTWVLMSEIFPNRIRGTAMSVATGTLWISCFALTFGFPILFGSNNGKGLLSPMWNFVLFSGINFLYFFILLRMVPETKGKTLEEIEMELTKK
- a CDS encoding helix-turn-helix domain-containing protein, translating into MNETKEHILRTSLLLFLQKSYRDVTMREIVEKTGMSKGAFYHYFTSKEELFKEIVTRFMSSGAANYAAFNKTSLKKFYEDYIDSLDTSLKQLSNMVDEKERESFNFNFFLILFEAVGRFPEFLKMELQQHRKDINAWKKIIAVARKTGEIKSENTDEEIAQLFLFCSDGVFLRFINSDKPVTFPDFLRSAFNSIYKNLKT